In the genome of Diabrotica undecimpunctata isolate CICGRU chromosome 2, icDiaUnde3, whole genome shotgun sequence, the window tttaaagtggtaataaGTGGTGATCTTCTTCCTCAAATTTATCGGAAGTTGCTTTTGAATCATATATTCTTCCAGTTCATTCATAATCTTCTGGTATTTAATTTGGGTCGACCTGTTGGCTAAAATACTTAGAGCAATGATGATCCAAGtcgatattattaatatttttcctACCAGATATCCAAAGACAGCAGTAACAAAGTCTTCTGGTTTCTTAAAGTGCTCTTCAAAGTAGACTTGAGGAAGCGTTATTCCTAGCAAATAGGCTGAACTTCTGAACATATAATCAATGTATTCCTCGTAAACATTGATATCAGAAGTATTCTCTGGATCTGGTGCTTGAAAATTATACCTAATGATAATTTTTAAGCCAATCACTAAACACGTAAAGAAGTGCAAAATAAACAAGAACAAAGATATACAGCAAATGGTAAACAATGTGGTTTTTGACTTAATGTTGGTAAGCGCTGAAACTCGTAGAATCAATTTCATTAGAGTCCACACTCTAATCGCTCTAGAGAAGCAAAAGATGTTTTGAATACCAATGAAGATCAATGGTGGGTGCTCCATccccaaaaatatcaaaaacttCATAGATCCTAGAACATCTGATACAAAAAACGGTCCAAACACATAGTTCTTGGCAATTTTCCATGGGTCTAGCTCTATAGTTTTGGTCTTAGTCACTATATATCCAGTGAAGAAGTTTGTGACAATATCAACAAATGATAAAAAGTCTAGAGCTACTGAAACAGTTCTATGCCTTGCAGTAATTTTAAACCTCTTTATACATGTGTCCAGTGGTTTCACAATTAACATCATGACGTAGAAAAGCAACAGATAAACTTCATACCATTGCCTGAATTTGCTCAATGGGTGGATAATATAAGTATAACCAGAACTGATTTGTCTTAGTTGTTCCTTTCGCATTGATTTCTCGCTTTTGAAGTATAAACACGCAAGAGGATTCGTTTCTGATATTACCAACAGCTTCAACCATCGTTTTCGAAAACTGGATCTGTAACCCAAACTTTCAAACTTCTTCTCAACGTAGTCAGGTAGTAATATTTCGCAAGAATGTGGCATTCTTGTGACTTTCTGTTAGAAATAACTGACACAATATTGTCAAAATCTATTGTTAATGTGACAATAAGCTTACCACAAGTTTTTCACTGACAGATGATAATTATGACGTTGGCGTTACTattttaaccattttaaatatcgtcttctatttttgtatcgtctattacattttttttgtcaGGTCTTGTACCATTTAAACTTTTAGTTATTTGTTGCTTCATGTTTTTCTTTATCTGTCTTTACGTTTTTGTTTGATTCCTATAGAAGTtacatataattttaatgtttctactgtctatgtttttatttaaaaaaaaattctttggGCATATTAGGttgcttcttgttcttcttcctttttgtatgtatgctttaaagcctgttttttccttaatattagcctaataaattgtttaaattaccgcaccatcgttttcttggtctgccaatacttcttcgtccatttggtgacttatatcgtgctattcgtactatcctatcctctgctattctactaatgtattcgttccactcctgtttccgttttgtcactcaTCCATTTATGTATTCaactatattgcatgctcttcttatgttttcgcttctttccctatccaacagacttttccct includes:
- the LOC140433144 gene encoding potassium/sodium hyperpolarization-activated cyclic nucleotide-gated channel 2-like, which encodes MPHSCEILLPDYVEKKFESLGYRSSFRKRWLKLLVISETNPLACLYFKSEKSMRKEQLRQISSGYTYIIHPLSKFRQWYEVYLLLFYVMMLIVKPLDTCIKRFKITARHRTVSVALDFLSFVDIVTNFFTGYIVTKTKTIELDPWKIAKNYVFGPFFVSDVLGSMKFLIFLGMEHPPLIFIGIQNIFCFSRAIRVWTLMKLILRVSALTNIKSKTTLFTICCISLFLFILHFFTCLVIGLKIIIRYNFQAPDPENTSDINVYEEYIDYMFRSSAYLLGITLPQVYFEEHFKKPEDFVTAVFGYLVGKILIISTWIIIALSILANRSTQIKYQKIMNELEEYMIQKQLPINLRKKITTYYHFKYQGSYFKEDLITYLLSDNLKKDINMGICRYLISNVSIFKELSKDQVSDIVQVLISEIFLPNDAIIQAGTIGEAMYFLASGTVAVYTHSGKEICHLQDGAYFGEISLVVKGQKRSASISAVEICHIYRLKKSDFQKTLMKYRQIYQSIINTAEMRLKETSHVEETYKKTLFEETYTDSTVREQLQSQH